The following are encoded in a window of Streptomyces sp. 11x1 genomic DNA:
- a CDS encoding MaoC family dehydratase, with the protein MTAKISYDDVEVGTELPAQSFGVTRATLVRYAGASGDFNPIHWNEKFAKEVGLPDVIAHGMFTMAEAIRVVTDWTGDPGSVLEYGVRFTKPVVVPNDDEGATIEVSAKIGAKLDDNTVRVDLTAMSGGQKVLGMSRAVVRLA; encoded by the coding sequence ATGACCGCGAAGATCTCCTACGACGACGTCGAGGTCGGCACCGAACTGCCCGCCCAGAGCTTCGGCGTGACCCGCGCCACCCTCGTCCGGTACGCGGGTGCCTCCGGCGACTTCAACCCGATCCACTGGAACGAGAAGTTCGCCAAGGAGGTCGGCCTCCCGGACGTGATCGCGCACGGCATGTTCACCATGGCCGAGGCGATCCGTGTCGTCACCGACTGGACCGGCGACCCGGGCTCGGTCCTCGAGTACGGCGTCCGCTTCACCAAGCCCGTGGTCGTCCCCAACGACGACGAGGGCGCCACCATCGAGGTCAGCGCCAAGATCGGCGCCAAGCTCGACGACAACACCGTCCGCGTCGACCTGACGGCCATGAGCGGCGGCCAGAAGGTCCTGGGCATGTCCCGCGCGGTCGTCCGACTGGCCTGA
- a CDS encoding adenosine deaminase: protein MERVRDLSELPKAHLHLHFTGSMRPTTVLELADKYGVRLPDALTEALTSGEPPRLRATDERGWFRFQRLYDAARSCVREPEDIQRLVREAAEEDVRDGSGWLEIQVDPTSYAPRLGGLIPALEVILDAVDTTARETGLGMRVLVAANRMKHPLDARTLARLAVRYADRGVVGFGLSNDERRGMARDFDRAFAIAREGGLLSAPHGGELTGPSSVRDCLDDLNANRVGHGVRAAEHPRLLQRLAEQQITCEVCPASNVALGVYEKPEDVPLRTLFDAGVPMALGADDPLLFGSRLAAQYEIARRHHDFTDEELAELARQSIRGSAAPEQERKKLLAGVDDWLAAPAGVGAGVS from the coding sequence ATGGAGCGTGTACGTGACCTCTCTGAACTGCCCAAGGCCCATCTGCATCTGCACTTCACCGGGTCGATGCGGCCCACGACCGTGCTGGAACTGGCCGACAAGTACGGGGTCCGGCTCCCCGACGCGCTGACGGAGGCGCTGACCAGCGGGGAACCGCCGAGACTGCGGGCGACGGACGAGCGTGGGTGGTTCCGGTTCCAGCGGCTGTACGACGCGGCGCGCTCGTGCGTCAGGGAGCCCGAGGACATCCAGCGGTTGGTGCGGGAGGCCGCGGAGGAGGATGTCCGGGACGGTTCGGGCTGGCTGGAGATCCAGGTGGACCCGACGTCGTACGCGCCCCGGCTGGGCGGGCTGATCCCGGCGCTGGAGGTGATCCTGGACGCGGTCGACACGACGGCGCGGGAGACGGGGCTCGGGATGCGGGTGCTGGTGGCGGCGAACCGTATGAAGCACCCGTTGGACGCGCGCACGCTGGCCCGGCTCGCGGTGCGGTACGCGGACCGGGGGGTGGTCGGGTTCGGGCTCTCCAACGACGAACGCCGGGGCATGGCGCGGGACTTCGACCGAGCGTTCGCGATCGCCCGGGAGGGGGGCCTGCTGTCGGCGCCGCACGGCGGTGAGCTGACCGGTCCGTCGTCGGTGCGGGACTGTCTGGACGACCTGAACGCGAACCGGGTGGGTCACGGGGTGCGCGCGGCGGAGCACCCGCGCCTGTTGCAGCGGCTCGCCGAGCAGCAGATCACCTGCGAGGTCTGCCCGGCCTCGAACGTGGCGCTCGGCGTCTACGAGAAACCCGAGGACGTCCCCCTGCGGACGCTGTTCGACGCCGGGGTGCCGATGGCGCTCGGCGCGGACGACCCGCTGCTGTTCGGTTCGCGTCTGGCGGCCCAGTACGAGATCGCCCGCCGGCACCACGACTTCACGGACGAGGAGTTGGCTGAGCTGGCCCGGCAGTCGATCCGGGGGTCGGCTGCCCCGGAGCAGGAGAGGAAGAAGCTGCTGGCCGGCGTGGACGACTGGCTCGCCGCCCCGGCCGGGGTCGGGGCGGGGGTGTCCTAG
- the rpmG gene encoding 50S ribosomal protein L33, which produces MAATDVRPKITLACVECKERNYITKKNRRNNPDRLEMKKHCPRCNAHTAHRETR; this is translated from the coding sequence GTGGCTGCCACCGACGTCCGCCCGAAGATCACGCTGGCCTGCGTGGAGTGCAAGGAGCGGAACTACATCACCAAGAAGAACCGGCGTAACAACCCGGACCGACTGGAGATGAAGAAGCACTGCCCGCGTTGCAACGCGCACACCGCGCACCGCGAAACGCGATAG
- a CDS encoding UDP-N-acetylmuramate dehydrogenase yields MQELHDAPLAPLTTFRLGGPARRLITATTDDEVVAAVREADDTGTPLLLIGGGSNLVIGDQGFAGTALVIATKGFALDGTRLELAAGEVWTDAVARAVEAGLAGIECLAGIPGSAGATPIQNVGAYGQEVASTITEVVAYDRRTRETVTVPNTECAFSYRHSRFKDEPERYVVLRVRFELEDAGGLSGPIKYAETARTLGVEPGDRVPLAEARETVLKLRAGKGMVLDPEDHDTWSAGSFFTNPILTDEQYAAFHARVRARLGDDVTPPAYAAGDGHTKTSAAWLIDKAGFTKGYGTGPARISTKHTLALTNRGAATTEDLLALAREVVTGVRDAFGITLVNEPVTVGVSL; encoded by the coding sequence GTGCAGGAACTCCACGACGCCCCCCTCGCCCCGCTGACCACCTTCCGGCTGGGCGGGCCCGCGCGCCGGCTGATCACCGCTACCACCGACGACGAGGTCGTCGCCGCCGTCCGCGAGGCCGACGACACCGGTACGCCGCTGCTGCTCATCGGCGGTGGCTCCAACCTGGTGATCGGCGACCAGGGCTTCGCCGGAACCGCGCTGGTCATCGCCACCAAGGGCTTCGCGCTCGACGGGACACGGCTGGAGCTGGCCGCCGGCGAGGTGTGGACCGACGCGGTCGCCCGCGCCGTCGAGGCCGGGCTCGCCGGGATCGAGTGCCTGGCCGGCATCCCCGGCTCCGCGGGCGCCACACCGATCCAGAACGTGGGCGCGTACGGCCAGGAGGTCGCCTCCACCATCACCGAGGTCGTCGCCTACGACCGCCGCACCCGCGAGACCGTCACCGTCCCGAACACCGAGTGCGCCTTCTCCTACCGCCACAGCCGCTTCAAGGACGAGCCGGAGCGCTATGTCGTCCTGCGGGTCCGGTTCGAACTGGAGGACGCGGGCGGCCTGTCGGGTCCGATCAAGTACGCCGAGACGGCCCGCACGCTCGGCGTCGAACCCGGCGACCGGGTGCCCCTCGCCGAGGCCCGCGAGACCGTGCTGAAGCTGCGCGCCGGGAAGGGCATGGTGCTCGACCCCGAGGACCACGACACCTGGTCCGCCGGATCGTTCTTCACCAACCCGATCCTCACCGACGAGCAGTACGCCGCCTTCCACGCGCGCGTGCGCGCGCGCCTCGGGGACGACGTCACCCCGCCCGCCTACGCCGCCGGCGACGGCCACACCAAGACCTCCGCCGCCTGGCTGATCGACAAGGCCGGCTTCACCAAGGGATACGGCACCGGGCCCGCCCGGATCTCCACCAAACACACCCTGGCCCTCACCAACCGGGGCGCCGCCACCACCGAGGACCTGCTCGCCCTGGCCCGCGAGGTCGTCACCGGAGTCCGTGACGCCTTCGGCATCACCCTGGTCAACGAGCCGGTGACGGTCGGCGTCAGCCTCTAG
- the rplA gene encoding 50S ribosomal protein L1: MSKRSKALRAADAKVDRDKLYAPLEAVRLAKETSTSKFDGTVEVAFRLGVDPRKADQMVRGTVNLPHGTGKTARVLVFATGDRAEAATAAGADIVGSDELIDEVAKGRLDFDAVVATPDLMGKVGRLGRVLGPRGLMPNPKTGTVTPDVVKAVNDIKGGKIEFRVDKHSNLHFIIGKTSFDDTKLVENYAAALEEILRLKPSAAKGRYIKKAAISTTIGPGIPVDSNRTRNLLVEEDPAAV, encoded by the coding sequence GTGAGCAAGCGCAGCAAGGCTCTCCGCGCTGCGGACGCCAAGGTCGACCGGGACAAGCTCTACGCCCCGCTCGAGGCCGTCCGTCTCGCCAAGGAGACCTCCACCTCCAAGTTCGACGGCACCGTCGAGGTCGCCTTCCGTCTGGGTGTCGACCCGCGCAAGGCCGACCAGATGGTTCGTGGCACCGTGAACCTCCCGCACGGCACCGGTAAGACCGCCCGGGTCCTGGTCTTCGCGACCGGTGACCGTGCCGAGGCCGCGACCGCCGCCGGCGCCGACATCGTCGGCTCCGACGAACTGATCGACGAGGTGGCGAAGGGCCGTCTGGACTTCGACGCCGTCGTCGCCACCCCGGACCTCATGGGCAAGGTCGGCCGCCTCGGCCGCGTGCTCGGTCCCCGTGGTCTCATGCCGAACCCCAAGACCGGCACCGTGACCCCGGACGTCGTGAAGGCCGTCAACGACATCAAGGGCGGCAAGATCGAGTTCCGCGTCGACAAGCACTCGAACCTGCACTTCATCATCGGCAAGACGTCGTTCGACGACACCAAGCTGGTGGAGAACTACGCCGCGGCGCTGGAGGAGATCCTCCGTCTGAAGCCGTCGGCCGCCAAGGGTCGCTACATCAAGAAGGCCGCGATCAGCACCACGATCGGCCCCGGCATCCCGGTCGACTCCAACCGCACCCGCAACCTCCTCGTCGAGGAGGACCCGGCCGCCGTCTGA
- the rplJ gene encoding 50S ribosomal protein L10: MARPDKAAAVAELTEQFRSSNAAVLTEYRGLTVAQLKNLRRSLGEDAQYAVVKNTLTKIAANEAGISTLDDLFNGPTAVAFITGDPVTSAKGLRDFAKDNPNLVIKGGVLDGKALSADEIKKLADLESREVLLSKLAGAFKGKQSQTAQLFQALPSKLVRTVDALRAKQDEQGGAE; encoded by the coding sequence ATGGCAAGGCCCGACAAGGCTGCCGCGGTGGCCGAGCTCACGGAGCAGTTCCGTAGCTCGAACGCCGCCGTGCTGACCGAGTACCGGGGTCTCACCGTCGCGCAGCTGAAGAACCTGCGCCGTTCGCTCGGTGAAGACGCCCAGTACGCCGTGGTGAAGAACACGCTGACCAAGATCGCGGCCAACGAGGCCGGGATCTCGACGCTCGACGACCTGTTCAACGGTCCGACGGCGGTTGCCTTCATCACCGGTGACCCGGTGACGTCGGCGAAGGGTCTTCGTGACTTCGCCAAGGACAACCCGAACCTCGTCATCAAGGGCGGTGTCCTTGACGGCAAGGCGCTGTCCGCCGACGAGATCAAGAAGCTTGCGGACCTCGAGTCCCGCGAGGTTCTGCTCTCCAAGCTGGCGGGTGCCTTCAAGGGCAAGCAGTCCCAGACTGCTCAGCTCTTCCAGGCGCTTCCCTCGAAGCTCGTCCGCACCGTGGACGCTCTTCGCGCCAAGCAGGACGAGCAGGGCGGTGCCGAGTAA
- the rplL gene encoding 50S ribosomal protein L7/L12, producing the protein MAKLSQEDLLAQFEEMTLIELSEFVKAFEEKFDVTAAAAVAVAGPAVPGAPAEAAEEQDEFDVILTGAGDKKIQVIKVVRELTSLGLKEAKDLVDGAPKPVLEKVAKEAAEKAAESLKGAGASVEVK; encoded by the coding sequence ATGGCGAAGCTCAGCCAGGAAGACCTGCTCGCGCAGTTCGAGGAGATGACCCTCATCGAGCTCTCCGAGTTCGTGAAGGCGTTCGAGGAGAAGTTCGACGTCACCGCCGCCGCGGCCGTCGCCGTCGCCGGCCCCGCCGTCCCCGGCGCCCCGGCCGAGGCCGCTGAGGAGCAGGACGAGTTCGACGTCATCCTCACCGGTGCCGGCGACAAGAAGATCCAGGTCATCAAGGTCGTGCGTGAGCTGACCTCCCTGGGCCTGAAGGAGGCCAAGGACCTCGTGGACGGCGCCCCGAAGCCCGTTCTCGAGAAGGTCGCCAAGGAGGCCGCGGAGAAGGCCGCCGAGTCCCTCAAGGGCGCCGGCGCCTCCGTCGAGGTCAAGTAA
- the nusG gene encoding transcription termination/antitermination protein NusG — protein sequence MSDPNLKDAMEPRGEGAESVDDELDIVEGSDEVDEFEAAEAEAGEPAEEAALHVEDDSDDADADEDEDEATEEVVEEEAEPVDPVEALREELRTLPGEWYVIHTYAGYENRVKTNLEQRAVSLNVEDFIFQAEVPQEEVAQIKNGERKTIRQNKLPGYVLVRMDLTNESWGVVRNTPGVTGFVGNAYDPYPLTLDEIVKMLAPEAEEKAAREAAEAEGKPAPARKVEVQVLDFEVGDSVTVTDGPFATLQATINEINADSKKVKGLVEIFGRETPVELSFDQIQKN from the coding sequence GTGTCTGACCCGAACCTGAAGGACGCCATGGAGCCTCGCGGTGAAGGTGCCGAGTCCGTGGACGACGAACTCGACATCGTCGAGGGCTCGGACGAGGTCGACGAGTTCGAGGCTGCCGAGGCCGAGGCGGGGGAGCCGGCCGAGGAAGCTGCGCTGCACGTCGAGGACGACTCCGACGACGCGGACGCCGACGAGGACGAGGACGAGGCGACCGAGGAGGTCGTCGAGGAGGAGGCCGAGCCGGTCGACCCCGTCGAGGCTCTCCGCGAGGAACTGCGGACCCTGCCCGGTGAGTGGTACGTCATCCACACCTACGCCGGTTACGAGAACCGCGTGAAGACCAACCTCGAACAGCGTGCCGTCTCGCTGAACGTCGAGGACTTCATCTTCCAGGCCGAGGTGCCGCAGGAAGAGGTCGCGCAGATCAAGAACGGCGAGCGCAAGACGATCCGCCAGAACAAGCTCCCCGGATACGTTCTCGTCCGCATGGACCTGACGAACGAGTCCTGGGGCGTCGTCCGCAACACCCCCGGCGTCACCGGCTTCGTGGGCAACGCCTACGACCCGTACCCGCTGACCCTGGACGAGATCGTCAAGATGCTCGCGCCGGAGGCCGAGGAGAAGGCCGCCCGTGAGGCCGCCGAGGCCGAGGGCAAGCCGGCGCCCGCCCGCAAGGTCGAGGTCCAGGTGCTGGACTTCGAGGTCGGCGACTCGGTCACCGTCACGGACGGCCCGTTCGCCACGCTGCAGGCGACGATCAACGAGATCAACGCGGACTCGAAGAAGGTCAAGGGTCTCGTGGAGATCTTCGGCCGCGAGACTCCGGTCGAGCTGTCGTTCGACCAGATCCAGAAGAACTGA
- a CDS encoding IS630 family transposase, whose product MARMGRPTVEVVLTDEERETLLRWSRRATSSQALALRCRIVLACAEGGSNTVVGAELGVHPVTVAKWRRRFAADRLQGLSDEPRPGPPRTVSDEKVEEVVVRTLETTPKNATHWSTRGMAAASGLSQSTISRIWRTFGLKPHLVDTFKLSKDPQFIEKVRDVVGLYLDPPERAIVLCVDEKSQIQALDRSAPVLPMMPGMPERRTHDYLRGGVTTLFAALNAATGEVISSLHRRHRAVEFKKFLAKLDKEVPDHLDVHLICDNYATHKTPAIQKWLLAHPRFHMHFTPTSASWLNQVERWFALLTDKQIRRGVHRNVQALEKDIRTWIADWNDNPKPFVWTKTADEIFERLTGYLNRIKDSGH is encoded by the coding sequence ATGGCGCGTATGGGTCGGCCGACGGTCGAAGTGGTCCTGACGGATGAGGAGCGAGAGACGCTGCTGCGCTGGTCGCGGCGAGCAACGTCCTCGCAGGCTCTGGCGTTGCGGTGCCGGATCGTGCTTGCGTGTGCTGAGGGCGGTTCGAACACCGTGGTGGGAGCGGAGCTTGGGGTCCACCCGGTCACGGTGGCCAAGTGGCGCAGGCGGTTCGCGGCCGACCGGCTCCAGGGCCTGTCCGACGAGCCGCGGCCCGGCCCGCCCCGCACGGTGAGCGACGAAAAGGTCGAGGAGGTGGTCGTGCGGACCCTGGAGACCACCCCGAAGAACGCCACGCACTGGTCGACGCGGGGAATGGCCGCGGCCAGCGGCCTGAGCCAGTCCACCATCTCGCGGATCTGGCGGACCTTCGGCCTCAAACCGCATCTGGTGGACACCTTCAAGCTGTCCAAGGACCCGCAGTTCATCGAGAAGGTCCGCGACGTCGTCGGCCTGTACCTGGACCCGCCCGAGCGGGCCATCGTCCTCTGTGTGGACGAGAAGTCGCAGATCCAGGCACTGGACCGGTCGGCACCGGTGCTGCCGATGATGCCGGGCATGCCCGAGCGCCGCACCCACGACTACCTGCGCGGCGGCGTGACGACCCTGTTCGCCGCCCTGAACGCGGCCACCGGCGAGGTCATCAGCTCGCTCCACCGCCGGCACCGCGCGGTGGAGTTCAAGAAGTTCCTGGCCAAGCTGGACAAGGAGGTCCCCGACCATCTCGACGTCCACCTGATCTGCGACAACTACGCCACCCACAAGACGCCCGCGATCCAGAAGTGGCTGCTGGCCCATCCGCGGTTCCACATGCACTTCACCCCGACCAGCGCCTCCTGGCTCAACCAAGTGGAGCGCTGGTTCGCCCTGCTGACGGACAAGCAGATACGGCGTGGCGTCCACAGGAACGTCCAAGCCCTGGAGAAGGACATCCGGACCTGGATCGCCGACTGGAACGACAACCCCAAGCCCTTCGTCTGGACGAAGACCGCTGACGAGATCTTCGAACGCCTCACCGGATATCTGAACCGAATCAAAGACTCAGGACACTAG
- a CDS encoding MaoC family dehydratase N-terminal domain-containing protein, producing the protein MALDQSFVGRTYPPTDPYEVGREKIREFAEAVGDTNPVYTDPEAAKALGYADVIAPPTFVFSITFQAAAQVVQDPQLGLDYSRVVHGDQKFAHKRPVRAGDRLTVTSTIEAIKSLAGNDILDIRGEVHDESGEHVVTAWTKLVARAAEEA; encoded by the coding sequence ATGGCGCTCGACCAGTCCTTCGTGGGGCGTACCTACCCGCCCACCGACCCCTACGAGGTCGGCCGGGAGAAGATCCGCGAGTTCGCGGAGGCCGTGGGGGACACCAACCCCGTCTACACGGACCCCGAGGCGGCCAAGGCGCTCGGGTACGCCGATGTGATCGCCCCGCCGACCTTCGTGTTCTCGATCACCTTCCAGGCGGCGGCACAGGTCGTCCAGGACCCCCAGTTGGGCCTCGACTACAGCCGGGTGGTGCACGGCGACCAGAAGTTCGCCCACAAGCGCCCCGTGCGCGCCGGTGACCGCCTCACCGTCACCTCCACCATCGAGGCGATCAAGTCCCTCGCGGGCAACGACATCCTGGACATCCGCGGCGAGGTCCACGACGAGTCCGGTGAGCACGTCGTGACCGCCTGGACCAAGCTCGTGGCCCGCGCGGCCGAGGAGGCGTGA
- the secE gene encoding preprotein translocase subunit SecE, producing MTDAVGSIDTPDAQDEVPEDKKKTRKGGKRAKKGPLKRLALFYRQIVAELRKVVWPTRSQLTTYTTVVIVFVVIMIGLVTVIDFGLDKAAKYVFG from the coding sequence ATGACGGACGCCGTGGGCTCCATCGACACGCCTGATGCCCAGGACGAGGTGCCCGAGGACAAGAAGAAGACCCGCAAGGGCGGAAAGCGCGCCAAGAAGGGCCCGCTGAAGCGCCTCGCGCTCTTCTACCGCCAGATCGTCGCGGAGCTGCGGAAGGTCGTCTGGCCGACCCGCTCCCAGCTGACGACCTACACGACGGTGGTCATCGTCTTCGTCGTCATCATGATCGGTCTTGTTACTGTGATTGACTTCGGCCTCGACAAGGCTGCCAAGTACGTCTTCGGCTGA
- a CDS encoding pyridoxal phosphate-dependent aminotransferase, whose product MSPATPPTERRVSARIGAISESATLAVDAKAKALKAAGRPVIGFGAGEPDFPTPDYIVEAAVEACKNPKYHRYTPAGGLPELKAAIAAKTLRDSGYEVDASQVLVTNGGKQAIYEAFAAILDPGDEVIVPAPYWTTYPESIRLAGGVPVEVVADETTGYRVSVEQLEAARTENTKVLLFVSPSNPTGAVYTRAQVEEIGRWAAEKGLWVLTDEIYEHLVYGDAEFHSLPVVVPELADRTIVVNGVAKTYAMTGWRVGWVIGPKDVVKAATNLQSHATSNVSNVAQVAALAAVSGDLSAVEKMKEAFDRRRKTIVRMLNEIDGVFCPEPEGAFYAYPSVKELIGKEIRGKRPQDTVELAALILEEAEVAVVPGEAFGTPGYLRLSYALGDEDLVEGVSRVQKLLAEATD is encoded by the coding sequence ATGAGCCCTGCAACCCCTCCCACCGAGCGCCGGGTCTCCGCGCGCATCGGCGCGATCTCCGAGTCCGCCACCCTCGCCGTGGACGCCAAGGCCAAGGCCCTCAAGGCCGCCGGGCGCCCGGTGATCGGCTTCGGCGCCGGTGAGCCCGACTTCCCGACCCCGGACTACATCGTCGAGGCGGCCGTCGAGGCCTGCAAGAACCCGAAGTACCACCGCTACACGCCGGCCGGCGGTCTGCCCGAGCTGAAGGCCGCGATCGCCGCGAAGACCCTGCGCGACTCCGGCTACGAGGTCGACGCGTCGCAGGTCCTCGTCACCAACGGCGGCAAGCAGGCCATCTACGAGGCGTTCGCCGCGATCCTCGACCCGGGCGACGAGGTCATCGTCCCCGCGCCGTACTGGACGACGTACCCGGAGTCGATCCGTCTCGCCGGCGGTGTCCCGGTCGAGGTCGTCGCCGACGAGACCACGGGCTACCGGGTCTCGGTCGAGCAGCTGGAGGCGGCCCGCACGGAGAACACGAAGGTCCTCCTCTTCGTCTCCCCGTCCAACCCGACCGGCGCGGTCTACACGCGCGCTCAGGTGGAGGAGATCGGCCGCTGGGCCGCCGAGAAGGGCCTGTGGGTCCTGACCGACGAGATCTACGAGCACCTGGTCTACGGCGACGCCGAGTTCCACTCGCTGCCGGTGGTCGTGCCCGAGCTCGCCGACAGGACGATCGTGGTCAACGGGGTCGCGAAGACGTACGCGATGACGGGCTGGCGCGTGGGCTGGGTCATCGGCCCGAAGGACGTCGTCAAGGCCGCGACCAACCTCCAGTCGCACGCCACGTCGAACGTCTCCAACGTGGCGCAGGTGGCCGCGCTGGCCGCCGTCTCCGGCGACCTGTCGGCCGTCGAGAAGATGAAGGAGGCCTTCGACCGCCGCCGCAAGACGATCGTGCGGATGCTCAACGAGATCGACGGCGTGTTCTGCCCGGAGCCCGAGGGCGCGTTCTACGCCTACCCGTCGGTGAAGGAGCTGATCGGCAAGGAGATCCGCGGCAAGCGCCCCCAGGACACGGTCGAGCTGGCCGCGCTGATCCTGGAGGAGGCCGAGGTCGCGGTCGTCCCCGGCGAGGCCTTCGGCACCCCCGGCTATCTGCGTCTGTCGTACGCCCTGGGTGACGAGGATCTCGTCGAGGGCGTCTCCCGCGTGCAGAAGCTGCTGGCGGAGGCGACGGACTGA
- a CDS encoding amidohydrolase family protein gives MPDSQPQPSPSSSGPPSGPDETGALLLCGARLTDGRMVDVRLGGGRIEAVGTAGSLGPGPAPSGVSATRVDLGGHLLLPAPVEPHAHGDTALSADFAGPVPYDDLDVQRRATEAALLQLGHGATALRSHVHVGGVQGLGALAAVHAARQALRGLVEVRTVAMPRVLTGVAGADGLAILRDAVKMGASVVGGCPDLDPDPTGYVEAVLEIASEHDCPVDLHTDGDDPARLARLAAMAGGLRPGVTLGPCGGLARLPSQAAARAADQLAAAGVTVVCLPQGGCGTVDRRGTAPVRLLRAAGVRVAAGSGALRDVSNPVGRGDPLEAAYLLASRYGLRPEEAYDTVSGAARAALGLPEVRVEAGFPAELLAVRGARLSGVLSLAYSRIVVHRGRVVARTSAVREYGGTATSTAPGLPRQGRGEPS, from the coding sequence ATGCCCGACAGCCAGCCGCAGCCGTCCCCCTCCTCCTCCGGCCCGCCCTCGGGCCCGGACGAGACCGGCGCCCTGCTGCTGTGCGGGGCGCGACTGACCGACGGCCGGATGGTGGACGTCCGGCTGGGCGGCGGGCGGATCGAGGCGGTCGGCACGGCGGGCAGTCTGGGCCCCGGGCCCGCCCCGTCCGGGGTGTCCGCCACCCGGGTGGACCTCGGCGGCCATCTGCTCCTGCCGGCTCCCGTCGAGCCGCACGCGCACGGCGACACGGCCCTGTCGGCCGATTTCGCGGGGCCCGTCCCGTACGACGACCTGGATGTCCAGCGGCGGGCCACCGAGGCCGCGCTGCTGCAACTCGGGCACGGGGCCACGGCGTTGCGCTCGCACGTCCACGTGGGCGGTGTGCAGGGGCTGGGGGCGCTGGCGGCGGTGCACGCCGCGCGGCAGGCCCTGCGCGGCCTCGTCGAGGTGCGAACGGTGGCGATGCCCCGGGTGCTGACCGGGGTGGCGGGGGCGGACGGGCTCGCGATCCTGCGGGACGCGGTGAAGATGGGCGCCTCCGTGGTCGGCGGCTGCCCGGACCTGGACCCCGATCCCACCGGGTACGTGGAGGCGGTCCTGGAGATCGCATCCGAGCACGACTGCCCGGTCGACCTGCACACCGACGGCGACGACCCCGCCCGGCTCGCGCGGCTCGCGGCCATGGCGGGCGGCCTGCGGCCGGGTGTGACGCTCGGCCCGTGCGGCGGTCTCGCCCGCCTTCCCTCCCAGGCCGCCGCCCGCGCCGCCGACCAGCTCGCCGCGGCCGGGGTGACCGTCGTCTGTCTCCCGCAGGGCGGCTGCGGCACCGTGGACCGCCGGGGCACGGCGCCCGTACGGCTGCTGCGCGCGGCCGGTGTGCGCGTCGCGGCGGGCAGCGGGGCGCTGCGGGACGTGTCGAACCCGGTCGGCCGCGGGGACCCCCTGGAAGCGGCGTACCTGCTGGCGTCCCGGTACGGGCTGCGGCCCGAGGAGGCGTACGACACCGTCAGCGGGGCGGCGCGTGCCGCCCTGGGGCTGCCCGAGGTGCGCGTCGAGGCCGGTTTCCCCGCCGAGCTGCTCGCTGTGCGAGGCGCGCGACTCTCGGGGGTCCTGTCGCTGGCGTACAGCCGGATCGTCGTGCATCGGGGGCGTGTGGTGGCGCGCACCAGCGCGGTACGCGAGTACGGCGGCACGGCGACGAGCACGGCGCCGGGGCTGCCTCGGCAGGGGCGGGGGGAGCCGTCGTGA
- the rplK gene encoding 50S ribosomal protein L11, producing MPPKKKKVTGLIKLQIQAGAANPAPPVGPALGQHGVNIMEFCKAYNAATESQRGWVIPVEITVYEDRSFTFVTKTPPAAKMILKAAGIEKGSGEPHKTKVAKITEAQVREIATTKMPDLNANDLDAAAKIIAGTARSMGVTVEG from the coding sequence ATGCCTCCCAAGAAGAAGAAGGTCACGGGGCTCATCAAGCTCCAGATCCAGGCCGGCGCGGCCAACCCGGCTCCGCCGGTCGGCCCCGCGCTCGGTCAGCACGGCGTCAACATCATGGAGTTCTGCAAGGCCTACAACGCCGCGACCGAGTCGCAGCGCGGGTGGGTCATCCCGGTGGAGATCACGGTCTACGAGGACCGCTCCTTCACCTTCGTCACCAAGACGCCCCCGGCCGCCAAGATGATCCTCAAGGCCGCGGGTATCGAGAAGGGCTCCGGCGAGCCGCACAAGACCAAGGTCGCCAAGATCACCGAGGCGCAGGTCCGCGAGATCGCCACGACGAAGATGCCCGACCTCAACGCCAACGACCTGGACGCCGCCGCGAAGATCATCGCCGGTACCGCGCGTTCCATGGGCGTCACGGTCGAGGGCTGA